A genomic segment from Phragmites australis chromosome 6, lpPhrAust1.1, whole genome shotgun sequence encodes:
- the LOC133920896 gene encoding deoxyhypusine hydroxylase-B-like, whose protein sequence is MESPAMAASSTFEPSPDMERFLCERLLDAKQPIAERFRALFSLRNLRGDAPRCALLQAARDSSNLLAHEAAFALGQMQDAEAIPALEAVLKDLSLHPIVRHEAAEALGAIGLEKSVPLLKESLAADPAVEVQETCELALRRIEEQNKVSGAESTTISPFLSVDPALPTMHGLSVDQLRDLLLNEQETMYERYAALFALRNDGGDAAISAIVAALGVKSALLRHEVAYVLGQLQNKAASDALSTVLKNVCEHPMVRHEAAEALGSIADQESVALLEEFAKDPEPIVSQSCEVALSMLEYERSGKSFEFLFLQTPRA, encoded by the exons ATGGAGTCGCCGGCAATGGCGGCTTCCTCCACGTTCGAGCCGTCCCCGGACATGGAGCGGTTCCTCTGCGAACGGCTGCTGGACGCGAAGCAGCCCATCGCCGAGCGCTTCCGGGCGCTCTTCTCCCTTCGCAACCTTCGCGGGGACGCCCCACGCTGTGCCCTCCTCCAAG CCGCAAGGGATTCTTCAAACTTGCTTGCCCATGAGGCTGCATTTGCACTTGGGCAAATGCAGGATGCTGAGGCTATCCCTGCATTGGAGGCAGTTCTCAAAGATCTTTCACTACATCCAATTGTCCGCCATGAG GCTGCTGAAGCTCTTGGAGCTATTGGCCTGGAAAAGAGTGTTCCCCTGTTGAAGGAGAGTTTAGCCGCTGATCCTGCTGTGGAGGTACAAGAAACTTGTGAGTTGGCACTAAGACGGATAGAAGAGCAGAATAAAGTGAGTGGTGCTGAGAGTACAACCATTTCACCATTTCTCTCTGTTGATCCAGCACTGCCTACAATGCATGGACTTTCAGTAGATCAACTAAG GGATCTTCTCCTCAATGAGCAAGAAACAATGTATGAACGTTATGCTGCTCTTTTTGCACTTAGGAATGATGGTGGAGATGCTGCTATTTCTGCTATTGTTGCAGCTCTCGGTGTCAAAAGTGCTCTTCTACGCCACGAG GTTGCTTATGTGTTAGGTCAGCTGCAAAATAAAGCTGCTTCGGATGCACTCTCTACTGTCCTGAAGAATGTCTGTGAGCATCCAATGGTCAGGCATGAAGCTGCTGAAGCCCTTGGCTCGATCGCAG ATCAAGAAAGCGTTGCACTTTTGGAGGAATTTGCGAAGGACCCTGAGCCAATAGTCTCTCAGAGCTGTGAAGTAGCTCTCAGTATGCTTGAGTATGAGAGGTCAGGGAAGTCCTTTGAG TTTCTTTTTCTGCAGACTCCTCGTGCGTAG